From the Chanodichthys erythropterus isolate Z2021 chromosome 9, ASM2448905v1, whole genome shotgun sequence genome, the window GGGACGAAGCCAAGTGTGAGGGTTCAGTGTCTGTGTAGGCTTTGGCTGGAGGACCAGGGCAGGGCAGACTATGCTGCTGTGGTTGTTTTATAGGCAGCAATCTCTGCCTGCgacatttaaaacataattattttcatgcatCACCCTGAGAGTTTAAGAAGAGGCGGACTGCAGCGCATCAACTCTACAGGAAAACAGTTGCGTGGAGGAGACCGGTCCTATTATCACACAGGATCTTTTCAGATCTTTTCTTTGGTCACATTCACACTGATGTCACACTCACATCCTCATTATTGTGATGAAAAAAACCTATGTCTGTTTGCTGTGGTTTCCTCTTGTCAAATAGGGTATGAGAAATGTTTTCTCAAGGGTAAATTTACTATTGCCAAACAAGGCAAGTTGATTATTTTGTTCCAAAGCAGAAGATGCTGGGGGGTGTAATAGGCGTTTTTTGGATGAAGAATAGCAAAAACACTGTGGCATTCTCTACAGCCTTTTCATTGCTTACTTGACGCCATACTTAAACACATACAGATGTTTCCGCATAAGCAATCTGGATAGTTTTTGAGAAACCTGGAAATGTGACAGATGCAAATAGTAGCGCCCATGTGATTGTGCATAAATTATTGTAAATTGATGTCAGGTAAATTAACCCAGCTTATAAATAGTTATAGCTACAGGACTTGATTACCATAAAAAATTAACAGAGTGTCAGCATGTCATTATAGAACTTTTATTATAGAAAAACTACATGAAGTCCGAAATCATCCAACGGGATTGTAACAAAAACAGGGCAAAAACCAAACCTGACCACATCAGCAGCATTTTGGTTTCTTTCTAAATATAGCCCAACAGccaacatatgtgtgtgtgcgtgtggttGTTATGCTAATCCgtattgaaatattttgtacGTTTGACATTTACCCTCTTCGTAGGAAGGCTTGTCCTCAAAAGGGTTTTCATGGCTAAACTTTAAATGAACAACAGCACTCTCCACATCAAAGTCGTATGTCTGAAAAACATACAACTTGTTTTGTCTTTAAGTTTAAAGAGTCACTCCCTTGTTGTCTAATGAGAAAATTGTGCACAGTTTGTGCATTAAACAAGTCTTCATGTGTGTGGACTTACTCTACCTCAGCATGATCAAACAAtattttcacacaaacacacacacacacacacacacacacaggtttgttttgctatatcttagtgaggacattccgtaggcgtaatggtttttataccgtacaaactgtatattcaatCCCattacactacccctacccctaaacctacccatcacagaaaacattctgcatttttacatttttaatgaaacatttaatatgtttttaaagctattttaaatatgaggacatgacatgtcctcatatttcatcaTGTTTACatcataataccagtgtaatatcctatgtcattatacaaatcacaaaaacatgcacacacacacacacatatatatatatatatatatatatatatatatatatatatatatatatatatatatatatatatatatatatatatatatatgaaaactgTGTGTGTACGAGTGGTGTGTGTAAATGTGATACagaaataatttgaaataaattatgtAACAAAGATCTAATATTGTGAATAGATATGTGAGGATGTATAAAAACAACTTGCAAAATTGTCTCAGGATTTGCAAATGTCTAACAAATTTCCTAATAATATCTTACTCACCATTACACACCCCAAATACATATGTACACATGTCAATgccctgacacacacacacacacactggttaTAAAAGTGACATCATTATATTGTAATCTTTATTATcctttaaacaaatcaaatgcATTTTCCAATACAACTCCACCCACAGGACAGACATTACAATACATCATAAAAGTATCAAAACTATTTCTGATAAAATGCTCTCAACATGTTTGATATATTGCCCTATGGTCATGCTTTCTATagcaatttacttaaaaatcaAATCAGGTTAAACAGaaaaatacatatacatacgGATTACAGTTCCAAACCTTTTGATGGAAATTCTAAGGGGCAAACATGTAAGTGAAGTGACAAGACTAAACCTCAACTGGGATGCACTTGTCCTGAAGGGTTGTAAATCATGACACAAACAACTCAAACTAGTGTTCCTTGCCCTTGGCATCCACTAAATCTGAAACTGACTAAAGTAAACAACATGTGAAAACACTGATATGTgaaaacactgacactgatgtGTGAATGAATGGCAGATGTAAATAAGCTTTTACATTTGAATTCTAAAATGCTGCTAATTCCTGGTTTGTTATGTTGTCCATTTATGTGCAGTTAAGCATTTGTGCCATTATGTTGTTGAAATAGACAGTGATTAATGCTCGTTTGTGATCAAGTTTTGTCATTCGCTTCTGATGAAATAATTAAGAAGGATGTTGCACTTGTGTCGGAAGTGTCTCAGACACAAGAATGTCCTAATACAATTAAGTTTTACTGTGGAATCAGTCCATCTCGGTGTCAAAATCCATTACTAATTGTTCAGATTTGTCCCATTATGGCTCTTTGCAGTCTGAATGTAcctacagtgggtacggaaagtattcagacccccttaattttttcaatatttgttatattgcagccattggctaaaatcatttaagttcatttttttcctcattaatgtacacacagcaccccatactgacagaaaaacacagaattgttgacatttttgcagatttattaaaaaagaaaaactgaaatatcacatggtcctaagtattcagaccctttgctcagtatttagtagaagcacccttttgatctaatacagtcATGaatctttttgggaaagatgcaacacgtttttcacacctggatttggggttcctctgccattcctccttgcagatcctctccagttctgtcaggttgaaTGGTAAaggttggtggacagccatttttaggtctctccagagatgctcaattgggtttaagtcagggctctggctgggccattcaagaacagtcacggagttgttgtgaagccactcctttgttattttagctgtgtggttagggtcattgtcttgttggaaggtaaaccttcggcccagtctgaggtcctgagcactctggagaaggttttcgtccaggatatacctgtacttggccgcattcatctttttcctcgattgcaaccagtcgtcctgtccctgcatctgaaaaacacccccacagcatgatgctgccaccaccatgcttcactgttgggactgtattggacaggtgattagcagtgcctggttttcactacacataccgcttagaattaaggccaaaagtTCTATCTttgtctcatcagaccagagaatcttatttctcaccatcttggagtccttcaggtgtttttttagcaaactctatgcaggctttcatgtttcttgcactgaggagaggcttccgtcaaaccactctgccataaagccccgactggtggaggactgcagtgatggttgactctacaactttctcctatctcccgactgcatctctggagctcagccacagtgatctttgggttcttctttacctctctcaccaagggtattttcccccgatagctcagtttggctggacggccagctctaggaagggttctggtcgtcccaaacgtcttccatttaaggattatggaggtcactgtgctcttaggaatctcaagtgcagcagaatttttttgtaaccttgtccagatctgtgccttgtctctgagctctttgagttcctttgacctcatgattctcatttgctctgacatgcactgtgagctgtaaggtcttatatagacaggtttgtggctttcctaatcaagtccaatcagtataatcaaacacagctggactcaaatgaaggtgtagaaccatctcaaggatgatcagaaaaaatggacagcacctgagttaaatatatgagtgtcacagcaacgggtctgaatacttaggaccatgtgatatttccgtttttcttttttaataaatctgcaaaaatgtcaacaattctgtgtttttctgtcaacatggggtgctgtgtgtacattaatgaggaaaaaaatgaactgattttatcagttaaatgattttagcaaatggctgcaatataacaaagagtgaaaaatttaagggggtctgaatactttccgtacccactgtataccTATCTATTATACGTTTCCCTTTCTTGTTCTGTATTCTATTCTTaaccatttatttataaaataaacagaCTATTTTATTAATGTCCTTAAAAGAGCAAATCTACAGGCAGTCACCTCCCCCACTGTAACTGCTGATTCATTATCAAGCGTACactgagagaggaaatgaatTTTCATGTCCAAAATAGAGACATGCTTGATATACAAGATACTTAGCCATGAGAGAAGTGTTTATTACTGATGCATTTGCTGATATGACAAGGAAGTGATAAAtatgttgttttacattgtGCATGACAGCTTGTTCCTAAAAATGCACATGGACACAACACCAGTGACCAAAATTAGGAAATTAACATAGGATTGTGTTTTTTGTATTACTTAAGAACACGCTTACATCCTCATTTGCAGAGCACATTAGGCAACTTTTCTGATAATTGAACACATACACAATATTCGTTTACATCATACACAAATTGAAATTGCCACCTTGTATCATAGTTGCATTTTCCTGTGAGATCAGGTTGATCATTCAGCTTCATGAATGCTGAGCAATAAATCTGGCACCTTTTCAGTTTATGGGTTTTCTAAAATTTACTTACATAGAGTGACTttacatccatccattgttcttGACAGGTAACGGTCCACAAAAAAAACCTATGAAAGCACCCTTTGGAAAACTGATATATcaatataattacatttatatttatataaatatatttatacaatatatttattgtatctagtatatttatgttataatggtttattaataatttttttacataAGTACATTACACTCATGTATCCAACTgctaaaaatagatttttatttatttatttatttggcggAAATACACTTATACTCATATAACCATATATCTAAAATTATATACTATCtatccattcattcattatacctaaatgctaaaaaatacatactatttatttatttgtttatttatttttcttgtacATAAGTGCATTTATAGTTGTATGGCCAATtgctgaaaatatatattatttaagtaTTTACCATTGATACATTTGTACAATTATAacaattgtttatatatatatatatatatatatatatataaatatatatctatatatatatatatatctatatatatatatatatatataatactatttatttattcacttcTCTTTTGCataaatactatttatttattcacttcTCTTTTGCATAAAAAGTCATATTCATTTAGCCTATTtctcaaaaaatatatacagttttttatgttttttattatatttatattaagatgcttacatattttaaagattACTTAAAAATTGTAAagattagtaaaaaaaaaaaaaaaaaagtgtgatgtAAATGgccatttattttaacaaagtaGATAAAAAACAAGCCAGTGTTTGATGTCATCTTTTGTGTCTTCAAGCTCAATGTGAGGTTGCTGGAAAACCCCTTATTTttgaatggacaaaaaaaaatcactcctTTCAGTGGGCAAGTGTTTGGTAAGTGGGAGTGCTAAAGTGTCCTACTGGAGGAGGGTGGGTGCACAGTGACTAATCTCTGAGGTGCACATAAATACTGCCTTCAGGGCACGAGAAAAGTCAGAAGGAGAAGAAAGAACAAGACTGCTTGCACTTCGTCTCCCTGGAAGACTGTTTTTCTAGTATTTCTAGAGTCTGTTTTCTCATcgaaatttactttttttctttcaagttttGACTCAACTCTAAACATGAGACTTGGAGTTGTGGCGTTTCTGGTTCTTGGAACCTGTTCATTAAGAGCTTGGTGTGTGCCGCTCAAATCTGTGTATGTGACGTTCCCTGGAGATGTGATCAAGAACATGACAGACATACAGCTGGCAGATGTGAGTATATCGACTTATTAGTTCATGATTTCTATGATATGGATATCTGCTTTTGAAAAAGTACAAATGCATTTGTATTAATCTATATGAACACCTTTCTATGCATATATTTGACTCCAGGAGTACCTGAAGCGTTATGGCTACATAGATGTTCTCCAGAAGAGCGGACTGCAGGCAGTCGTGTCCCCTTCTAAATCTCTGAAGAAGCTCCAGCGGCAGCTCGGGCTAGAGGAGACGGGGTCGCTTGACCAGTCCACGATTGATGCCATGAAGCAGCCTCGCTGTGGGGTCCCAGACATCCGCAACTATCAGACTTTTGACGGAGACCTGAAGTGGGATCACAGTGAAGTTACATACAGGTGAGAAATTATCTGCACCAAACCTTCGACTACAACGCTTTTATCTTGTGATGAACATGATGTAATCTATTGCATTGTTTTGACTTGCAGGATTTTGAACTATTCACCAGACATGGATTCCTCCTTGATCGATGACGCCTTTGCCAGAGCTTTCAAAGTCTGGAGTGACGTTACCCCTCTGACGTTCAAGCGTCTCTATGTCGGCACTGCTGACATCATGATCTCCTTTGGGAAAGCCGGTGAGTTGAGTTCTtgtaatgaataaaagtattaagaTTAAACACTTGGACTTCTGAGGAGGTTTGAATGagctgctgtttttgtttcagatCACGGAGATCCCTACCCTTTTGATGGGAAAGATGGGCTGCTGGCTCACGCCTACCCTCCTGGTGAGGGAATACAAGGAGATGCCCattttgatgatgatgaataCTGGACCCTTGGATCTGGACCAGGTGAGTCATTTGTATGAATAGCAGTAGCTTTGATATacggtgaattcaggttgattgggacacttttccaagtcatctcaatggcaaaaagtgtcccagttgtcctgaattcaccctataaatagttttatttcaTGTAGCATCATACGCTCATCATACGGTTTCATATAGGTTGCATAGTGGAACAATAGCTCCCTCTACAGTTTTGAGTGTATAGTGACAGTTAGAGTGTGTCCTGAAACAAggataatatttaaaacatttgctTTGGGTTCCATCCAGTAACCATAAAAAAGCCAATATTACATAAATTTGGaaacatattatttttataatataatttttcagTCTAGTCTAGTATAAATTAGTTCTTATATATTCAAATGTATAGCTTTTTAAACTCAGGTCAGgggtatattttaaatatttgctttGGATTCTATCCAAAAAAAGCAGATTATTGGAAACATATTGTCTATATAATATCACACTTAATATTTCTCATATATAGTATTGAgtcctgaaaaataaataaagcttgGGTCCCTCACAAGGGGATTGCCATGTTTACgcctatatatttaatttatatataaatttgtgGAGTAGACAATGACATTGATGTGTCTCCTTCAGCCATTAAAACCAGCTATGGTAATGCAGAGGGTGCATTGTGTCACTTCCCCTTCCTGTTTGAGGGAAAATCCTACTCCTCCTGCACCGCCGAGGGACGTGACGATGGTCTCCCCTGGTGCGCAACCACTGCAGACTACGACAAGGACAAGAAATATGGCTTCTGTCCCAGTGAGCGTAAGTGTTCCAGTCATGATTTTATGGGGCTTTAATTCCAAAACAGACTCCTTATGTGGAATTAATGTGACTGTGTTTCGACAAGCACAAGTTTTTATTCTTATGAGCATGTCTAACATTCTGTCTCTGTTTTCCCACAGTTCTCTTCACGTTTGATGGGAACAGCAATGCAGCACCATGTGTTTTCCCCTTCGTGTTTCAGGGGGTAACATATAAGTCATGCACCACCGATGGACGATCTGATGGGTATCGCTGGTGTGCCACCACAGCTAACTTTGACACTGATAAAAAGTATGGATTCTGTCCTAACAGAGGTGAGCAGCTCACATACCTTCAGACTCAACCCTGAAACTTTGATGGAGTAAGATACATATGAAAGAAATTATGAAAGAATAATATGTTCTCAAAGTCTCAGCAGCTCACAATCAGatattatttatctatttatctaagatagatttaatattaatatatttaatcttTTATGATATATTTTCCCCTCACAGATACAGCTGTGATTGGTGGAAATTCAGAAGGAGACCCATGCCAGTTTCCTTTCATCTTCCTGGGAAAATCATACACTTCCTGCACCAGTGAAGGCCGTAGTGATGGAAAACTCTGGTGTGGAACAACCAGCAACTATGACACAGATAAAAAATGGGGATTTTGCCCTGATAGGGGTAAGTGATATTCATCTCCTTCAGACGCTATAAAAATATGAAAGCCAGACATTAGCTAACATGCTTTTTCTCTCATAGGATACAGTCTGTTTCTGGTGGCTGCTCATGAGTTTGGACATGCACTTGGTCTGGATCACTCCAACATCAAAGACGCTCTGATGTATCCCATGTACAAATATGTAGAGGATTTCTCCTTGAATCAGGATGATATTGAAGGCATTCAGTATCTCTATGGTATTTATCCACTTAAATGACCCATCATTCTCTGATAGTTTAGTTTACTATGCATGTTCTCATACAAGATTCTAGAATTTTTATCTCGAATTCTGcttttatttcaatatttttattcattttttcttttcaggaCCTAAAACTGGCCCTGACCCCACTCCACCAAAACCAAAGACCACCACTTCCTCTCCGATTGGGCCAACTAAACCCACCCCAAGTGAGAAAACAACCGTTTCCACCACAACAGATGTAGTTCCGTCACAGGATGCCTGCCAAATCAATGAATTTGATACCATCACTGAAAtccagaaagagctttatttcTTCAAGAATGGGTATGAGCTGTTATTCTACATATATACTGATATGAACTTGCAAACATAACTTAAAGCACTTCACTAAGCCACATTCTCAAATACATGTTTCTAAATTCTCACTTTTTAACATCTAAGGCACTACTGGAAGATCTCAAGCAAAGGAGAACGCAAAGGCCCTTTCTTGATCTCTGAGAAGTGGCCTGCCCTGCCAGCCATCATTAACAGTGCCTTTGAGGACCAACTCACCAAAAAGATCTACTTCTTTGCAGGTACTTATTTATCAGATTGAGGTATTTTGCCATTATTGCAGAATATGTTGAAGTTCAGATATATAATAGCTCTGTATTTGATGCGCACAGATAAACAGTTCTGGGTTTATACTGGAAATGATGTGCTTGGACCACGTAAAATTGAGAAGCTCGGCCTACCAGCCAACTTGGACAGAGTGGAGGGATCTGTGCAGAAAGGAAAAGGCAAGGTGCTCCTGTTTAATGGAGAGAACTTCTGGAGGTAAGTAACTTTGCTTCAAGACTGTAACTGTAACTGATAAGCTTATAGCATTGAGCTAACGGTGggaaattataatttaatgctAATAATGATAATTGTAGTTTTTCACAGTATTGTCTTATTTCTTATCACAGACTCGATGTGAAGGCTCAGCTGATTGACAGCGGATACCCCCGATTCACTGACTCCGTTTTTGGTGGCGTGCCCATCGATTCCCATGATGTGTTCCTCTACAAGGGTAAGGGAGATTATGTTCAAatgaatttttaaaagtctgattAACTACTCTGATTTATCTGTTCAAGCAAATTAAATTTGTtctttctatttttttaaattttgcagGATTCTTTTACTTCTGTCGGGAGAGTTTCTACTGGAGAATGAATGCCAAAAAGCAGGTTGACCGAGTCGGTTATGTGAAGTACGACCTCCTGAAATGCAAAAACATGTAGTCGCTCGGCACAGTGAAGACGTCCAACATCCTAACCTGATGACAGAGCCCTTTTTAATAGGGAAACCATTTCTCTTCTGTGTAAAATGTGGGGAGGAAGACACAGACGGAATGTATTAAATTTTAAGTCCTGTTTTGGGGATTTTGACTTTAACTGTTATAGGAGAAGAACAGTTTTAACACTGAAATTATCATAGGCACATGAAACGGGATGTTAGGCATATTTGTCTCATTGTCTGTCAGCTTTAAAGTGGTCTTATAATTTATCATTTCAGCTTACTATATAACTGCTTTGGTCACGATGAGTTTCTTAACAGCACATTAGGAGAAACTATAATCTTGTTCTATAAAACTTCAATGAGGCTATGCCAGTCTAACTCGAGGAAttaactttgtgtttgtaaatgAACGAGTGGAGTCATCACAGGAACATTGTAGCCTGAATGCATTTGTTGTCAACAAAGCATCCATTCTCTGTGTTGACCCCACTCAGATGTTTTTCAAAGCAAAGGTTTATTTTTAGCCTTAGAGctaatgttgtgatgttattaaGCCCAGATTTTGGTGTATTGTGAAATCATTTGCCTGGTGTAaatgatattaatattattaatttaatgttcCACTTTCCActtatttatgttatttttatttgtttgctgcaTTATGTTTACTCAATAAATTTGTAAACAAGATCATTCAATATGTGCAACTGCTCTTTCATTAGTATTTGGTCTATTTTGGACTATTACTCTAAGAGAAAGAAACTACTGTGTTTCACAGTATTCTCTTGTATGATGAATTCATGAAAATCAGACgcccttttttttttgggtgtcATAAAtgcacacaatcacacacaaccACCACACACACTTGTGTTTACTTTATTACAACAGCAATCAGTTAAAAATACAATCACTCATAAAGATGTATAAGAAAGTAAAACTGCTTATGAAGAAAGTACTAAAAATTCTCTGGTACAGTTCTGGGGGACTTTTGGCATTCAAATATATATTGGGCTCCCCCTGTAAAAATGTGGTGCCGTCTTTGATACTAAACGAGGGAAAGCTAAAATAAGTTAAAGAGACTAATTGTAGAATTAAAATCTACATTAAAAATCGAAAACGCATACATATTAATCACAGGACGATAGCATGCACTGTAGTATAATGCCACAATTATATCcacagcaaagattcaacagaaTGCAAATTAAATCATGAATACCATGTGAGCCTTCGCATTCAATCTGAGTAAAGACATGTTTATTTTGGcgtaatcaaaaataaaaatcgtaAGATAAACAACTCGCGTCATATTAATCCGCGAGACATTCAGTAGTTTCATCCTCTCAGAGCAATAGTCCTTCGGTTCACACCATTACTTGATAAAACACTTAAAAGTTTAAGCAAAATAGTCGATATACGTGTTCTCTAGATAAAACATAACTTTTAATATGAATTATGATACATTATAAAACAGATTAAGCGTTTGTCCCACTCGTCTTTTCCCCGTGACGGATAAATGAGTTCCGGCCAGCTCTGAGGACAGGAAGCGAGGAGACGCTGATGGCGCCCGACTAGAAAGCATAGCAACTATTCGCTTtcaaagatttatttatttcgcCTTATTCGCGAGCTTGAAGAGCAAAACAGACGTCCATTCACGGTAAGAAAAATTCCTAGCTCAAAATAGTGGGGGTAAACTGTTTACAAATACAGCTTCTTCCATGATGGCCGAGAGAAAAACATTCGGGCGGACTGGCTCTCCCTGCTCACGCAGGCCCTCGAGGTCCCCGAGCGGTTCTTCATATCGCCTGAGCGGAAAAAATAAACTCGGAGCGGCGGGAGGGAAAATGGCGTTGCGCGAGCAGGCAGGAGGAAGGGCAGCACATATTCGCGCTTAGTACAGTGAATGAAACGAACATGAGTAGTCGCAGTCAATACGGGTTCTCAAGTGTTGTTATGCTAGATTGCAGTGACATTTTCATTATAAAGCTGTTAGTGTGCTCAACATTATAACGTGTGAAAGGACACGTTTGAGCAAGGACCAGGAACTTGATGTCTTTGAGAAGTTTGAGTCAAgagatgtcaggttttatgcCCCAAACAGCCAAATGGGTGCTCTGGTGGGGAGAGTTTGGTATCAGTTGGCGTGTGGGAGAAATCAAATGGTTTAGATCATGGGtttttaagtacatttaatGCGGAGACCCATGTTGGCTTGTAGTTTTGCTGGTGAGCTTATAATGTGTTTCTTAAAGATACTTAAGTGACCTAGAAAGGCGCTATCACAAGACAACTGTATTCAGCCCTTGGGGGGATTTGAGACTACAGCAGTAGACCTAAAACACAGACTATGTAATAACAATTAATAAAATCTAAAACAATATAAAGAGAatagaatatttaatttaagaATTATTTAGAAAATTCCAATGCAACACGGCTCTTGTGCAAAAACTGCAGAGAATATGCAGCTGAATGGATATTTATGTGAATGAAAAGAAAACCATGAATATGTGCAAAGTATattgaattaaaatgtatgtaatttCTATATACCTTTTTATTTCCACACAGATTGCTTAGCTCACGTATTACTGTGAAAACACTTGGAAAATCTAtattacataattaaaatataatttacgtATGCAGTAAAGTTACACGCAGAATGCATTTAATTgggcaaaaatacagtaatgttgtaaaatgttattgatgacgacaaagctgaattttcagcatcattaatccagcatttagtttcacatgatccttca encodes:
- the mmp9 gene encoding matrix metalloproteinase-9, producing the protein MRLGVVAFLVLGTCSLRAWCVPLKSVYVTFPGDVIKNMTDIQLADEYLKRYGYIDVLQKSGLQAVVSPSKSLKKLQRQLGLEETGSLDQSTIDAMKQPRCGVPDIRNYQTFDGDLKWDHSEVTYRILNYSPDMDSSLIDDAFARAFKVWSDVTPLTFKRLYVGTADIMISFGKADHGDPYPFDGKDGLLAHAYPPGEGIQGDAHFDDDEYWTLGSGPAIKTSYGNAEGALCHFPFLFEGKSYSSCTAEGRDDGLPWCATTADYDKDKKYGFCPSELLFTFDGNSNAAPCVFPFVFQGVTYKSCTTDGRSDGYRWCATTANFDTDKKYGFCPNRDTAVIGGNSEGDPCQFPFIFLGKSYTSCTSEGRSDGKLWCGTTSNYDTDKKWGFCPDRGYSLFLVAAHEFGHALGLDHSNIKDALMYPMYKYVEDFSLNQDDIEGIQYLYGPKTGPDPTPPKPKTTTSSPIGPTKPTPSEKTTVSTTTDVVPSQDACQINEFDTITEIQKELYFFKNGHYWKISSKGERKGPFLISEKWPALPAIINSAFEDQLTKKIYFFADKQFWVYTGNDVLGPRKIEKLGLPANLDRVEGSVQKGKGKVLLFNGENFWRLDVKAQLIDSGYPRFTDSVFGGVPIDSHDVFLYKGFFYFCRESFYWRMNAKKQVDRVGYVKYDLLKCKNM